Proteins encoded together in one bacterium window:
- a CDS encoding polysaccharide deacetylase family protein: MVKALQFHRIATDLQLCGTWNQPAQLRGFIEQLIKTKIPIGLPGERDEGIILTFDDGEENIYRHALPILREFGVRAVVFLIVGYIGEKNTWDISLTGRRVAHLDWNQIHQLKKGGMEIGSHGMTHRNLARLSTAELEYELNGSKAIIEKELGTIRCISYPFNRINPAVRRMAARAGYRYGFGGNGDDDLTLKKEAIYITDTRASLAIKVTEKPPVAYGYYRTQQKVINFFTLATMIARRRSDIVLKGQKIKEAS; the protein is encoded by the coding sequence GTGGTAAAAGCTCTGCAGTTCCATCGAATAGCCACTGATCTCCAGCTGTGCGGAACATGGAACCAGCCGGCACAGTTAAGGGGATTCATCGAACAGCTCATTAAAACAAAGATCCCGATCGGATTGCCCGGTGAACGCGATGAAGGGATCATTCTTACCTTTGACGACGGCGAGGAAAATATCTATCGCCATGCTCTTCCCATCCTGCGTGAGTTCGGAGTGCGGGCCGTGGTCTTTTTGATCGTGGGCTACATCGGCGAGAAGAACACCTGGGACATTTCGTTGACGGGCCGGCGCGTCGCTCACCTGGATTGGAACCAGATCCATCAACTGAAAAAAGGGGGCATGGAGATCGGGTCGCACGGGATGACCCACCGCAACCTTGCCCGGCTAAGCACGGCCGAACTTGAGTACGAATTGAACGGATCCAAAGCTATTATCGAGAAAGAGCTGGGAACGATCCGCTGCATATCATATCCTTTCAACCGGATAAATCCGGCAGTCCGTCGGATGGCCGCGCGGGCCGGCTATCGCTATGGATTTGGCGGCAATGGCGACGACGACCTGACGTTAAAAAAAGAAGCCATCTACATCACGGACACACGAGCCAGTCTCGCGATAAAGGTGACTGAAAAACCGCCTGTTGCTTACGGTTATTACCGCACCCAGCAGAAAGTGATCAACTTTTTTACCCTGGCGACAATGATCGCGCGCCGCCGGAGTGACATTGTGCTTAAAGGGCAAAAAATCAAGGAGGCATCATGA